Within Wyeomyia smithii strain HCP4-BCI-WySm-NY-G18 chromosome 2, ASM2978416v1, whole genome shotgun sequence, the genomic segment cattttagGATACACTAGACTTTGTAGCGTACGTGGCAAAAGATATGGAAGAATGGCGGGCATGTTACGTGCTAGAATGTGGTGGTGGTGTAGCACAAGATCTGATAGCAACTATTGGCCAAGCCTTTGAGTTGCGCTATAAGGAATTCTTCAACAAACCGGAAacgcaaaacaaatttcgagaGTTTGTGAAGACAGACAAAGAGTATTATAACGACCTGCCGGACAAGATGCCGCCAGATTTGCTCACGGAAAACGATCATTCCTCGCAGTCACATAGTTCCTCTAGTGTGAGAGTAAGTGTCTAAAGTGATGCTAAATCAGAAAGCATTTGTTTTCAATACCTGTTTTTTGTAGACCCGTGAAAGGATATCCAGTAATCTAATAGATTTGAACACACCGCTTCCCAATCACGACTACGTGAACGACAAACATTCTAATACCAACTCGCACAGCAATAAGTCGATATCTTCCAGTTCCATTGTAAAGGATGTTTTTGATATGCGTAAGTTTTCTTTTATCAGTGGTCAGTACTAAAATGAAACCCCGTAATCGGCCTATGTGCTGTTTAGCCTCGCAGTAGCGACCGGCCAAGTCCCTTAAAAGGCCTTTGAATGTTCGACCCAGGTTGTTGGAGAAAGAAACTTATTTTAAATGCCAGTACTCAAACAACCAGAGACACATTGGTTTTAATATTGAATTATTCGTTGTCATCTACATAACTTGTTACCTGTAACGGCAATACCTCACTTTTGAATGATAGTTTATGTTAATCGCTCAAAGTATTGTGATCTACTTTGTCGTATCAAAGATTTGCTATATTAAATTACATTAAATGATTAAACATAAACTGAATATTTGtgcaatttaattattttttaataacagAACCATTCGCAATCTCGTCGGAGATTCAAAAATCTCAACTGCTCACCGAATCTTGGTATCACGGCAACATCAGCAGGGCCCAGAGTGAGCACCTTCTGAAAAGCGATGGTGATTTTCTGGTACGGGAATCAGCCGGAACACCGGGCCAATACGTGCTTACCGGAATGCAAAACAATTCTCCCAAACACCTATTGCTAATCGATCCAGAAGGGATTGTGAGTTGTTTATTAAGACCTTCGAAATCATATTTTCGGTTTCGCTAAACTTTACACACTTTGTAGGTACGAACCAAAGATCGAATCTTCGAAAGTATTAGTCATCTGATCAACTATCATTGGACGAACGCATTGCCGATCATTTCGGCGGAAAGTGCCCTCCTGCTTCGGCACCCAATTCTGCgaacaaccgatcttctttcgAAAGCTAAGCAGCAGCAGTCTCAACAGCAGTCGCAGTTGGGGCTCAACTGAGGGTGCGAGTGCCAGTGCTGCTCGCACGGCGGCCAATCTCCAGAACGTAGAGTGCAACTGCAACAACTTGGCTGTAGTAGCAGTAGTGGCAGTTATaaacaaggaaaaaaataaatcgttttgtatttcgttaaaagaaaaacaaacagaaaacaCAAAATGAAGAACTGTAAACTATACATACTATACAAGACCTTATAGTTTTCTTTAACTTTTACTCAACTACCGTTGAATCAGGAATGCGATGGATGGTATGGTATGCACAGATTAGCAAGAAGCAAAAACTTACACAGGAAAAGAAGTAAACATTTACAGTATATTCTACATTGTTCTATGCACGAAGCATGTTGTAAAATAAACGAATAACATTTCGAAATGATACCAAGAGATTAACAAGATTATATAATGATTACCGAATATATTCTACCGCATGCAGGTGTACGAAATCAGAAACTTAAAATTATTAGAGATTAGCAGATTTCTTCTAAGACAAGGACATACAATTACTCTAACACTGAAGGTAAAGCTAAAActaaacaaaacagaaatacAAATTATATATTGTTATCGATTACAGTGCCGTTTGTTAAGAAACAGAAACTAAAATTACAAATCAGTAgagatatttatttttgatCGTCATATTTTATTGTTCTCCTTCACATACGGCGAGGGTGCAGAACAAAACCacaatctttaaaaagtaaaatatttcaatatttcATTCTAACAGACATGTATAGATTCCAATCAACAAGCAAACAAACCAATGTaacgaaaaatgttatataaaacTGTACCCGTTTTCCGTGACTCTTCGAGAGTGAAGAAAGGTTAAATTCAGCTGGCTGGATGGTGGAAGGATATAAAAACAAACTCGATCCGCAGGTGCAGTTATTGGTAATGGTGTTTCGTTTGCTATCTCTCGAACAAAGGTTGAAAATGGCAATGCTGGTGATAAAGGGAAACAAAACTTCTACAGTTTTTAAACacacaaaataaaataacactACAATTATTACAATATTGTTTAACAAACACGTACACACAAAAAGGCTAACATTACCAGTGATGGAACATGGTCATTACTATGAAATGAGACGCAACATTTATCAAGTTACTATTATATGAGACAGGAGAGCAAATCAGTTGcttgaaataaatatttaaagtaataatgtgtttttttttgtagtggTGGCAATCCTGGTGGTTGTTATTAAATATTCTGACATTGAATCTAAAAAAAACAGTTCAATCAAATAAGTCTTTAAAACAATTGTCAGTCAGTCTTAATCTACAAATAATGGTAAAAAGAAAAGCACGTCACCTTCTCTGTGCCGTGCTAAAGGGTGAGTCTGTAATTATTCCGACAGTTTCAAACTTACGTAACGTTTTCGTACTTGACCAAAATTAACCAAATTTCGCCCAGTCAGTCATTAGAATGGTTGTCAAACCATCCGCTTAGTTTTGCAGTTGTCAATGAGATTCCGGTGATAAATATACATCATTCAGCCATCTCACGGGCTCTCCAAAAGTTCCAGGAACGCATAGTAGTGGACCAGAAGTCAGAAGCTTTGACCCTCCAAATTGTCCTGAGCTTCGTCCGTTTctttttcctgttgggtacatttttCACTGCGCCCATCTATTGATCTATTGAGGCGGGTCCCGTTTAATCTAAGCCTCATCAGGGTGTCCTACCACTATTAGATTGAGTGGTATCcatctgggagggagaaacgaatactacactcaaaacaacacgcacatgcgtcattttctgatagcgtgtaactatcttcttgctgtaacgcatgcatgactcaaacgaagtttttagtaacatcaggaattcgcgttgacgatgttgctgatatttgtttggtttttgcgtgcgaaaaagaaggaaggaaatatgtttgcttttgtcatcacgcacattttgacaattatatATGAGAGCCCACATGAGTGCGAACAGCCtccaaaatctttttcaacgcggataatgtgcaaattttacagactaatttttcgagtctgtgttttttttttcaatttgccgttgtataacagttttttcagagttttgagttcgaccgtagtgaaatatgttcgaaattgtaaccaaagccttaaatccagagaagcgcaagtttaataatcgaagtacttattattattattacttaaagcttatgaaatttattattttacgtaaaaacaaaccaaaatattttgtgaaacgacgatgaatgcaaaaactgtttgcgatgaatattttttcgagcaactgaaaggtatcagttataacaatacttatcgcaaaaaaaatgctttttttccttggttcaaattgacagttgatgacagctcattctggttcattttgacacatacacagcttcgtatccgtttctctcTCCCAGGTTTCTACTAGCTGATTATAGGCATCGTCCCAATAAGGTATTATTGAACGAAAACAGTTCACTGCCCTATTGGGGGAAGTCATCCAAATATTCGATGGTTGTAAtaagttttcattaaaaaaaatgcttcctCTTTTGAAAGAGTGCTAGTAAATATTCCGAGAATTCTTGATATAGGTTACATAAGCGACATCTTGCAATTTACCTATTTGCTTTAAGTAATATTTGCTTGAGCAGTGACACGTCACGAGGCCACTGAAGGTACAAAGATCTTTGGAGATACTGACTCGGCTCACTTGAAATAGTCGTTCAAAGTTTTCCTGAGTTTTTAAGAATACTAAGGTGTCCCCTAAGGTATCcttaaaaaaaacaggagggctgtgtgcaaagccacgaccgcaaggttgaagtagaatacttttacaagaaagataacccggctgcttgcgtgtcagtcatttttctagtaaataaacgttgactaatcagatcattcaaattcaataatatagtaagttgcttgtcatggttggggcttgacaattttgagtaaattttgagatgaaattttttcggatgtcgtgctcatgactgaaggaaaagataattcagtacgttctgagatacggaaataaagtaaaatttataacttttacaaatttaaaaatgtaaattaactcaagagaaaacatttacgctttaatcatcaggtttttatttcatcctgaaaaggacaatttgttgttcaatttagtatcggataagatgccgattacatctttgcgttatcactgacagtgcgaacaaagtattcgttgtgataaagtaaacagtgaaatgctaatataacactcaaaactagacggctcacgtgttgtcaaaaagagtcaacttttcattgaatgcatttactagtgcccactatcgctcagagactgcatttcgCTAAAGTGCCagactgcatcagccgctatcgatgctgagatccgctgcaactagttcgctatccatagccatgccacagtggtggccgctatacgctgccaatggtttccactgtccctgcatcagctggcccagctgcaatcgttgctggaatccgctgcaaatagtgcgctatccattggtacgccacagctgtggccgctttccgccatcgctggtatccactgcactgctagtgctgctgctaaggacgactgctgttgtcgctgtctagaactattatgagcggcttcggctgtaaCAGGCTgctatataggccaaatagcatgttttcaattgcaaggtatatgattctgtcgaccgtgcttgggaagctatcatataacgaccaatcagaggtcgaatttttcgttttgataaggcttgactattttcaatagtacaatagtgtgaataataaaattacaattatcttcttttgagaagaatcttagaagattttccaatctattactgcaaaaacgaaggaaatccatcggatactaaccgatttattagcatttgaaattggacatatttttcactgtttttcggtttcagattttcatttcacatccctatgtagccgaacttcctgagagaagtattctacttcaaaattctcTGTTTATTGTAGCCTTAGTGCTTTCTCAGCTTCCAATTGTACAAATAAATGCAATGGTAGCAGACTTAGCATAGCATCTAATACTTCTGAAGGCGTACTTCGAATCGCTCCCGCGATGGAAATCGTAAATGGAAGTTCGCAACTTTTCTGAGCATATTTAACATTTGGCATTGGTCACTATACTAGGGACCAGTGAAACATAGGTGGCCATGATGAAGCATAAATTTCTAATGACTAGAGAAGAGACGAAGGACCAAGAAGAAATGATAAGAAAGTCGCTTACTCATTTTGCGCCGACAAACCGATTATCGATATAGTGCCTCTATTGGAATTTCTGCTAAACATAATTTTTGCTGATCATTCCCCTATCATTCTAGTGTTTTAGCCGCTTGACTACATTCGCCGATTTATGTGCCTGGTACACTTcttggttcatgcgtctgcgccaaactcCATTATTCAGTTTGCCAGGATTGACCGCAAGATTCTGTGTTCagaaacaccaagagctcgtcTGTCAGTAACAGATTGTGAGTCTACGAGTTGGATTCTCGAagtttatcgaggatttgtcgcaaggtaaacattggATCCATGGTGGAGTgcccccctcgaaaaccacattggtattcgccaacaaaggtttaCTGCAACGGTTTCAGTcgatggaacaggatgcgggggCGAATTATTTACACGGTATTGaaaagagttatgccccgatagttACTACAGTCTAGATGGTAGCCTTTTTTGTAGAGTGGGCATATGAACTCTCCAACCAGTCCAAGGGCAATTCTTCAGCAGCCCACACTTTCAGCACGATTCGAtgaatggcacgatacagctgttcgctacCGACTTTGCAAAactcggcgggaatgccgtcttTTCTAGATGCCACCCAcaaccgctggatgttcaaaCGTATCTTCTTGGTTGTCCTTAATTTCAATACGTTAGACAACCGGGTGCGGTTCATGGATACTatgagatagtgatccgagtcaacgtttggtcctctgaACGATCTTACGTACGTCTAAAAAGTGCCAACCATCTATCAGAACATGGTCGGTCTGAAAGCAGATAGCCATGTCTCTggcaagcctcaggccattatcGTTCGTAATAGAATAGAAGCTTCCTCTACCAATTAAAGGGCGGAAGAAATCTTCCTGTTcgacctgcgcatttgcatctccgatgacgatctggATATCATGTCCTAGGCACTCACTGTACGTATCCTCAAGGAGTTCATAGAACTCAT encodes:
- the LOC129724049 gene encoding SHC-transforming protein 1, with amino-acid sequence MPRNGETSGLDKSFNSKPTPDWLHPDHVIMNEGVTFDVRYIGCLEIRASMKTLDFATRSQVAKECINRVCEAASLKSSKKRRVDKRVLQCISDTPQMEHAGTNVTLTVSSKYLSLVSVDTGDWIAQHDMPRISFASGGDTDTLDFVAYVAKDMEEWRACYVLECGGGVAQDLIATIGQAFELRYKEFFNKPETQNKFREFVKTDKEYYNDLPDKMPPDLLTENDHSSQSHSSSSVRTRERISSNLIDLNTPLPNHDYVNDKHSNTNSHSNKSISSSSIVKDVFDMQPFAISSEIQKSQLLTESWYHGNISRAQSEHLLKSDGDFLVRESAGTPGQYVLTGMQNNSPKHLLLIDPEGIVRTKDRIFESISHLINYHWTNALPIISAESALLLRHPILRTTDLLSKAKQQQSQQQSQLGLN